A window of Bacteroidales bacterium genomic DNA:
AATAGTTGTTAGTTTTTAGTTGTACGGTACTTCGTACCTTAGTTTTTAGCAAAATAAAGACTCTAACAACTAACAACAACCCGAAGGGCGGCAGAGTTTAGCGATGCCGACAACAAACAACTCAAAAAAATATGAAAACAAGATTAATCACATTGCTAATAGCAATATTTGCCATAGTAGGCAGTGCGTATGCACAAAAAAAAATAGAAGTATATAAAAATGGAGCAGTTGTATATAGCGAATATGTATCAGATATAGATAGTGTTAAATTTGTAACAACTGAAGAACAATCTACAAAGACCTATCTCTCAACATTAAATGTAGTAATAGGTTTCCCCGATGAGATAGAGGCAGGTTATGGAGAGGATTTAGGAACCCTAACCGAAGAAGTACAAATAGAAATCAATAATTCATCTAAAACAATAGGATTAAGCATAAAAGGAATAAACCTTGGAGAACTTGAAAATATACCATCAGTGTTACAAGCCCCTTTTGATATAGAGTTACAAAACGTTCCTTATACAGAAACAGAAGGAGAATATAAAGTGTCGTACAATCCTTCTATAAACGAAGAGGAAATGACAACTGATGTAGCAATAGGTATAAATGGCAATAAAGCATACCTTGTATCACTTGCCGGCTCAATAAAAGGAGAAGAATTACAATTGAATATATTTGTATTAGGAGACGAAGATTTAGTAAATATCCCTGTAAATATTATAGTCAATAGTCCTATAAAAGATAATAATGAAGGCTCATCTAACACAAACAACGGACACGAGTATGTTGACCTCGGCTTATCGGTAAAATGGGCAACCTGCAATGTGGGCGCAACCTCTCCCGAAGAATATGGCGATTACTTTGCGTGGGGCGAGACAACCACAACGGTCTGGTATACATCAATTAATTATACTTACTCTTCAAATCCCACAACGTTGCCATTATCCGCTGATGCAGCACGAGTAAATTGGGGAGGCAGTTGGCGCATGCCCACAAAAGCAGAGCAAGATGAGTTAAGAGATACAAATAACTGCACATGGACATGGATAACTCAAGATGGAGTAAATGGTTTTAAAGTAACAAGTAAGAAGAACGGCAACAGTATATTTCTTCCTGCGGCTGGCTATCGCTACGATAGCGATCTCCGCAAAGCGGGCATTCTCGGTAACTACTGGTCGAGTTCGCTTGATACGAGCAATAGTAGCGACGCTTACTACTTGTACTTCATTTCGAGCTATGTGGACTGGAGCTACGACCACCTCCGTTACTACGGACTCTCTGTCCGCCCTGTCTGCGAATGATTTTAAACGAGTTTAAAATCAGTTAACAAACATTCGTTTGTTGAATCTGCTCACGCTCGGCAGAGTCTACGCAAGCATAACTCTGCACTTGCTTACTCGCAGATTTGTTAGTTTTCGGTTTCGTAAACTCAACCGCCCTACGGGTTGTTTTTAGAATAAGAATTTATAACAAATAAAGTAGGGACACAGCATGCATACAAGGTATTTGTGAAACAAATAGGATTAACTGAATGTTAATCCGACCGCAGTATGGGGAGTGCAGTGCTCTGCACGACGGAGTCACGTCCTCCTAAAAGGGTATCAAAAGTTATCAGTTTTCAGCTGTTAGCTGTCAGTTTTTAGAATAGCACTCAATAATAAGCCAAAGGTTGTAACGTAATAATACGCGTTGCAACCTTTGGCTTCTATTATCCCTGATTTTGGTTGGTTTTTTCGGAAAAGATACACAGAGTTTGCAACCAAGTAAGTAGGGACACAGCATGCTGTGTCCGTCAAAAATATGCTCTGTCCGCAGTTGTTGGTTTTTAGTTGTACGGTGCTATGCACCTTAGTTTTTAGAATAACAATAACACTCAATAATAAGCAAAAGTTGTAATGCGTAGTATTTGCGCGTTACAACTTTTTTACTATTTGTTATTAGACCAATTAGACTAATAATACTAATAACTGATATCTAACAACTAAAAACTAACTCTTTTGCATTTCCTTGCTTTTCAATAATAGTTCCGTTGTTGTAAACCAAAGTGCCATTAACATAAGTCTTTTCAATAGAGCAGGGGAATGTATGCCCCATAAAGGGAGACCATCCACATTTTGATAATATGTTACTGCTATCAACAGTATATGGCTTATTTGGGTTTACCAATACAAGGTCGGCAAAATAGCCCTCTTTAATATAACCTCTCTCTTTAATACCATATAGCAGAGCAGGAGCGTGAGCGCTCTTCTCAACTATGGTTTCAACTTTGAAGATTCCGGCCTTTGCCATTTCAAACAGAGCCAATAGAGTAAATTGAATTAATGGACCACCAGATGCAGCTTTAAGGCAGTTGCCCTCTTTCTCTGATGGTAGGTGAGGGGCGTGGTCGGTGGCAACAATATCAATAAGGTTTCTGTTAAAACCATCCCTTAAAGCATCTCTGTCTGCTTGACTCTTAATTGATGGGTTCCATTTTATAAGGTTGCCATATTTTTCGTAATCTCTGTCATCAAAATATAGGTGGTGAGTACACACCTCTGATGTTATGCGTTTTTCTCTTAAGGGCTTGTCTTCTAATAGAGTAAGTTCCTTTGCTGTTGAAATATGCAAAACGTGTAATCTTGCATTGTAGCGAGTGGCAAGCTCCACAGCCTTTGCGGTTGAGGTGTAGCAAGCCTCAGCATCTCTTATGAGAGGGTGAAACTTAACAGGTAAATCTTCGCCATATTTGCCAACATAAAACTCTCGGTTGCGTTTAATTACCTCTTCTGCTTCAGAGTGTATGGCAATAATGGCATCAATTTCCGAGAAAATTCTATTAAGAGTTGAATTTTCGTTTACCAACATATTACCTGTTGATGAACCTAAAAATAGTTTAACACCACATATACGGCTAAAGTCGGCTTTTAATAGCTCATCAATGTTGTTGTTTGTAGCTCCAATATAAAACGAGTAGTTTGCAAGTGATGTCTCTGCTGCTCTGTCAAACTTCCAGTTAATGTTCTCTATTGTGGTAGTTTGAGGATTGGTGTTTGGCATATCCATAAAAGAAGTAATACCACCGGCAACAGCAGCACGAGATTCTGATGCAATATCAGCCTTGTGAGTCAATCCCGGCTCTCTGAAATGAACTTGATCATCAATAGCTCCGGGTATAAGCCAAAGCCCTTCGGCATCAATAACTTCGTTTGCCAATTCTTTCAACTCTTGAGGACAATCGCCATAGGCAACTCTCTCAATTCTCTCTCCATTTATAAGCAGAGAGCCTTTTTGGCTCTCTCCATTATTAATTATTGTAGCGTTTTTAATTAAAATCATCTCTTTTCGGTTATCAGCTATCAGCTATCAGTTTTTAGCTAACAACTTTTATTTAAAAATACTATTAAGTTTAAGTTTTATAACACCAAAAAATGCTTCGCTGAAAATACCGCCACTCATCTTGCTTGTTCCAAGAGTGCGGTTTATGAAAATGATAGGCACCTCTTTAATTTTAAATCCGAGTTTATAAGATTTAAACTTCATCTCAATTTGGAAAGCATACCCTTTAAATTGAATTTTATCTAAATTTATAGTCTCTAAAACCTCTCTACGATAACACATAAAACCAGCAGTAGCGTCAGCAACCTTCATTCCGGTAATGAATTTTACATACTTTGACGCAAAGTACGACATAATAACCCTGCCCATAGGCCAGTTAACAACATTCACTCCCGATATGTAACGCGAACCAATAGCAACATCAGCTTCGCTATTACAAGCCTCGTAAAGTTTAATAAGGTCGTTGGGATTATGCGAAAAGTCAGCATCCATTTCAAAAATGAAATCGTAACCTTGTTTTAATGCCCATTTAAAACCTGTGATGTAAGCAGTTCCTAATCCTAACTTACCCTCTCTGCTGATAAGAGATATCCTGTTTTCATATTTTGCTTGCATCTCTCTAACAGCACTTGCAGTTCCATCGGGCGATGCATCATCTACAATTAATATATCAAATTGTTTAGGCAGCGAAATTACTGCTTCAATAATATTTCTAATATTCTCAATCTCGTTATAGGTTGGAATTATTACAACTGAATTAGATTTTAAAGGTTCCATTTATTATAATTTTCAATATTCTACAAATATATCATATCGTAAACTTATAACAAAATAAAAAATCAAAAAACTTTTAAGAATATTTTTTTCTTATATAAAAATAGTACAACTATTGATTAATAAAGCAAAAAATACTTTTTTGAAATTTTGTAACTGCTTAAATGTTGATAACTTATTATAAATTAATTTTTTTTACTCAGAAAAAATGAGTAATTTTGCGGTCTGTTTTCAAGGAGTTTATATTGAAAATAGATAAAATATAGTCCTAAATTGTTGATTTAGGGCAATTTAGTATTAACCTATACTTATAATTAATGAAGAAAAAAACTACCCCTGATTATATATTTGAGGCAAGTTGGGAAGTGTGTAACTTAGTAGGCGGTATCTATACTGTACTGTCAACAAAAGCGAGAACACTTCAAGAGAAAAACAAAGACAAAGTAATATTTTTCGGTCCCGATTTAGAGGGCGGTAATATAGCATTCAAAGAGAGTGCAACTCTATTAAAGGGTTGGCGTAAAGTCGCAGCTGACGCAGGATTAAAAGTAAAAGTAGGACGTTGGCAAATACCCGGAACTCCCATAGCAATTTTAGTTGATTTCAAAGATACGTTTGCAGAACGTGATGCAATATACGGACAAATGTGGAACGATTTTGGTATCGATTCACTACCGGCGTATGGCGATTACGATGAGTCTTGTATGTTTGCAGTAACAGTTGCAAAAGCAATGGAGAGTCTCTATAACTTTATAGAGGGCGAGAAATATAACGTAGTTGCGCACTTTGATGAGTGGACAACAGGAATGGGCTTGCTTTACATTAAAAAGAACCTGCCATCAGTTGCAACAGTATTCACAACACATGCAACATCAGTAGGACGTTCAATAGCATCAAACGGAAAATCTCTTTACGATTATCTACCGGGATACTTTGGAGATCAAATGGCAGCTGAGTTGAATATGGTGTCAAAACACTCGGTTGAGAAGAATGCAGCCTTAAATGCCGATGCCTTTACAACAGTAAGTAGCATCACAGCAAAAGAGAGTGCACAACTAATTGGTCGCAAGCCAGATGTAACTCCAAACGGATTTGAGGAGGAGATTGTTCCTGCTCCTGAGAAATATGCAAAAGTTCGTGCAGCAGCACGTAAAAGCCTATTGCAAGTAGCAGCAGCCCTATCAGGAAAGAAACCTGCCGAAGATGCTCTATTGGTAACAACTTCAGGACGTAACGAGTTCCGTAATAAAGGAATAGATCTTTACCTTGATTCATTGAAAAAATTATCAGACTCATATAATGGTGAGCGTCAAATAATAGCATTTATATTGGTACCGGCATGGGCAGGAGATGCACGTGAGGACGTAGTTGCAAGAATGAAAAAACTACCCGCTGATGCAGCACAATTAGATGCGCCATTTGTAACACACGCACTATATAACTACAATGAGGATAATATTATTAATAAAATACGTACACTATCATTCAATGCTTCGGCTGATGATAAGATACAAGTAATATATGTACCCTCATACCTAAAAGGCGATGACGGAATCTTGAATAAGAGCTATTATCAAGTATTACCGGGATTTGACCTAACAATATTCCCTTCTTACTACGAGCCATGGGGATACACACCACTTGAGAGTGTAGCCTTTGGAATACCAACAGTAACAACATCACTATCAGGATTTGGAATGTGGGTAATGGAGAAAGTAAGCAAAGTATCAAAACGAAGCGGAGTATATGTAATACCTCGTACCGATTCAAACTACGATGAACTTTCAACAAAGATTGCTGAAACAATATCATCGGTAGCAACAATGAAAGAGGCAGATTACAAAGCATTATGCGATGCAGCAACAGCAACATCAAAGAAAGCTTTGTGGAGCAACTTCATTGCAGAGTACGAAAAGGTATATGTAAAAGCATTAGCACAAAACAAAAAAACAAACAAATAAGAAAATAACTTATAAATTATACAGAGATGAAAGTAAAAGTAAGTGAAACTAATATGCCCAAATGGGGTAATGTAACTGTAAAGTTCGACGTCCCCGAGAAACTTGAGGCATTACAAGAGATGTCTAAAAATATTTTTTGGACTTGGACCTCAGAGGCAACAAATCTATTTAAAGATATAGATGCAGAATTGTGGCGTGCCACAGCAGGAAATCCTGTATTAATGTTGCAAAAACTATCTTATGAGCGTCTCGAAGAGATAGCTGCTGACAAAGCAATGATGACTCGCATCAATGCTGTTTACAAAAACTTCCGTAAATATATGGATGAGCCACGTCGTACCGATATGCCTTCAGTAGCATATTTCAGTATGGAGTACGGTTTGTCAAACGTATTGAAAATATATTCAGGAGGTCTTGGAGTATTAGCAGGAGACTACCTAAAAGAGGCAAGTGATTGCAATATCAATATGACAGGAGTTGGTTTCTTATATCGTTATGGATATTTCAAACAAACTCTTTCAATGGACGGACAACAACTTGCTAACTACGAGGCACAAAACTTCAACCAATTACCTCTTGACCAAGTATGTGATGAGAATGGTAAACCTATCATTCTTGAAGTTCCTTATCCCGGACGTGTAGTATATGCATACATTTGGAGAGTAAACGTAGGACGTGTGCCTTTGTACTTGCTTGATACAGACTTGGATCAAAACAGCGAATACGACCGTACAATCACTTACCAACTATATGGTGGAGATTGGGAACACCGTATGAAACAAGAGTATATGTTGGGTATTGGTGGTATGTTGATGTTGAAACGTCTTGGAATTAAAAAAGAGGTTTACCACTGTAACGAGGGACACGCTGCTCTTATCAACGTACAACGTTTAGTAGAGTATGTACAAGAGGAGAAACTATCATTTGCTGAGGCACTTGAGGTAGTACGTTCATCATCATTATATACAGTTCACACTCCAGTTCCAGCAGGACACGACAGTTTTGACGAGTCATTGTTTGGAAAATATATGTATGAGTTCCCTGAGCGTCTTGGAATCTCATTCGGTGAGTTGATGGATATGGGTAGAGAGAACCCGGGAACAAACGAGAAATTCTCAATGAGTGTATTTGCATGTAACACTTGCCAAGAGGTAAACGGTGTTAGCTGGTTACACGGAAAAGTATCACAAAATATGTTCCAGCCAATCTGGAAAGGATACAGTCCCGATGAGTTACACGTAAGTTATGTAACAAACGGAGTTCACCTTCCAACATGGGCATCATCAGAGTGGAAAGAGTTCTACGAGAAACACTTAGGAAAAGATATCCTAACAAAACAAGCAGATCGTGCAATGTGGAACAAAATCTACGATGTTCCCGATGAAGAGATCTGGAATCTTCGTCAAGAGATGAAGAACAAACTTGTTAAGTTCGTTCGTGAGGACTTCCGCGAGAACTGGTTGAAAAACCAAGGAGATCCTTCTCGTATTGTATCAGTACTTGAGAAAATCAATCCTAACGCACTATTAATCGGATTTGCACGTCGTTTTGCAACATACAAACGTGCGCACCTATTGTTCACTGACTTGGATCGTTTGGCTAAAATCGTAAACAATCCTAACTATCCAGTACAATTCATCTTCTCTGGAAAAGCACACCCAGCAGACGGTGGAGGTCAAGGATTGATTAAGAGAATTGTTGAAATTTCACGTCGTCCTGAGTTCATCGGTAAGATTATCTTCTTGGAGAACTACGATATGAAAGTATCAAAACGTCTTATCTCTGGAGTTGATATTTGGTTGAACACACCAACACGTCCTCTTGAGGCATCAGGAACATCTGGTGAGAAAGCTGAGATGAACGGAGTACTTAACTTCTCTGTACTTGACGGATGGTGGTACGAAGGATACAAAGAGGGCGCAGGTTGGGCATTGACCGACAAACGTACTTTCCAAGATCAAGGACAACAAGACCAATTAGATGCAGCAACAATCTACTCAATGTTAGAGAACCAAATCGTTCCTCTATACTTTGCTAAAAACAGCAAAGGATATTCACCAGAGTGGATTCAATACATCAAAAACTCAATTGCACAAATCGCACCTGAGTTCACAATGAATCGTATGATTCTTGACTATGTTGATCGTTTCTACTCAAAAGAGGCATCACGTAGTGCATTATTAAAAGCAGACAACTACAAATTGGCTCGTGAGATTGCAGCATGGAAACAAATGGTTGCAGATAAATGGGATTCAATTGATGTAGTAGATGTAAAAGTTCCAGAGAACTATGAGGCAGGACTACAAGTAGGACAAACATATCCTATTGAGGTAACAATTGACCGCAAGGGATTACCTAACTGTTTAGGAGTTGAATTGGTAGTACTTGAAGACCAAGATGGAAAAGAGCACCGCATAGTTAAAGAACTTGAGATAGTTAAGACAGCAGGTGACTTGACAACATTCAAATATGATTATCAAGTATTACGTGCAGGATCATTCAAATATGCTTTCCGCATATATCCTAAGAATCCTGCATTACCTCACCGTCAAGATTTTGCATACGTTAAATGGTTTACAACCGCTAACGATTTATAATAGAGCAGATCAATACTATGAAAAACCAGAAGGTGTGTCTTTCTAGGCACACCTTCTATTTTTAAATAAGATAATATGAAATATCAATACCTAATAGTAATATATTTAGTAGCAATAAATCTCTATGCCTACATTCTCTATGCAATAGACAAATACAAATCAAAAAAGTCAAAGTGGAGAATACCGGAGAAAACACTCATAACCATCGCACTATTAGGTGGCTCAATTGGAGCATTATTAGCAATGAAAAAGTTCCGCCACAAAACCAAACACAAAAAATTCACAATCGGCGTGCCATTGATACTGATTGCGCAGATAGTAATGTTTTATATGTTAATTAGGAGTTAGGAATGAGAAATTAGGAATTAATTACTAATTTCTAATTGGCACAAAGAACCAAACTAATTTCTAATTTAAAAATAAGGATTATACTCCTTCTCGTAACCAATAGTAGTAGTAGGACCATGCCCACAATAAACAATAGTAGAGTCGGGTAGAGTAAAAATTTTAGATGTGATATTTTCGCTTAAAGCCTTGTAACTTCCGCCCTGTAAATCAGTTCTGCCAATACTCTCTTTAAAGAGAACATCACCAGAGAATAAAATGCCCTCCTCCTTGCAGTAATAGCATAAACTACCGGGAGAGTGTCCGGGAACGCTTATGGCAACAAGCGAGTAGTTGCCAATCTCAACCTTGTTGCCCTCTTTAATAATGTTTTTAAGAACAGGAACGGCAGAGTTTAGTCTGATACCAAACATCTCGCACTGTTGAGGAATAAGTTTTAGTAATAACTCATCAGCATCATCACAACTCAAACCAACATTATATCGTTTTGAAATATACTCTGCACCAAAACAGTGGTCCAAATGTAAGTGGGTGTTTATTAAATGCTTAACAATTAAATTGTTGCTCTCTATAAAATAAGATACTGCATCCTCCTCATCGGCATAATAAAAGCCGGCATCAATAATAGCACACTCTTTGGTGTTGCTATCATAAACAACATAACTATTTTCATAAAAAGAGTTGCAAACAAAACATTTAACCTTAAGCATATTTCAAAGCGTTATAAGTTGTCTATTTTTACTATTTATTACGATTTGTAACAGGAACAAACAGAGCCTTTTTAGTTTCAAAGAACTCCTCTTCAAAGAACTCCGAAAGTTCATAAGTTACCTGAATGTTTTTAAAAGGAGCCGCTTCGGCAGTAAGGTCACCACCTTTCAAAGCAATAATACCATTAGGCAGTGCATTTTGTTGTTGTTTAGCCACGTTTTTGCGACTTATTCTAAATAGTTCGTTCATAGGCATAGCAGCACGGCTAACAACAAAGTCAAATAAACCCTTCTCCTCTTCAACACCACATTGACGAAGTGATACATTCTTCAATCCAATTTGATTTGCAATATCTTCGGCAACCCTTATCTTTTTACCAGTTCGGTCAACAAGTAAAAATTGACACTCGGGGAACATAATAGCCAAAGGAATACCGGGGAAACCTCCACCGGTGCCAACATCTAAAATTTTACTTCCGGGAGTAAACTCTATAATTTTA
This region includes:
- a CDS encoding MBL fold metallo-hydrolase, which gives rise to MLKVKCFVCNSFYENSYVVYDSNTKECAIIDAGFYYADEEDAVSYFIESNNLIVKHLINTHLHLDHCFGAEYISKRYNVGLSCDDADELLLKLIPQQCEMFGIRLNSAVPVLKNIIKEGNKVEIGNYSLVAISVPGHSPGSLCYYCKEEGILFSGDVLFKESIGRTDLQGGSYKALSENITSKIFTLPDSTIVYCGHGPTTTIGYEKEYNPYF
- the rsmG gene encoding 16S rRNA (guanine(527)-N(7))-methyltransferase RsmG, encoding MENIKKYFKKLTDTQIAQFEALDTLYRDWNEKINVISRKDIDNLYEHHILHSLAIAKIIEFTPGSKILDVGTGGGFPGIPLAIMFPECQFLLVDRTGKKIRVAEDIANQIGLKNVSLRQCGVEEEKGLFDFVVSRAAMPMNELFRISRKNVAKQQQNALPNGIIALKGGDLTAEAAPFKNIQVTYELSEFFEEEFFETKKALFVPVTNRNK
- a CDS encoding dihydroorotase, with the protein product MILIKNATIINNGESQKGSLLINGERIERVAYGDCPQELKELANEVIDAEGLWLIPGAIDDQVHFREPGLTHKADIASESRAAVAGGITSFMDMPNTNPQTTTIENINWKFDRAAETSLANYSFYIGATNNNIDELLKADFSRICGVKLFLGSSTGNMLVNENSTLNRIFSEIDAIIAIHSEAEEVIKRNREFYVGKYGEDLPVKFHPLIRDAEACYTSTAKAVELATRYNARLHVLHISTAKELTLLEDKPLREKRITSEVCTHHLYFDDRDYEKYGNLIKWNPSIKSQADRDALRDGFNRNLIDIVATDHAPHLPSEKEGNCLKAASGGPLIQFTLLALFEMAKAGIFKVETIVEKSAHAPALLYGIKERGYIKEGYFADLVLVNPNKPYTVDSSNILSKCGWSPFMGHTFPCSIEKTYVNGTLVYNNGTIIEKQGNAKELVFSC
- the glgP gene encoding alpha-glucan family phosphorylase; its protein translation is MKVKVSETNMPKWGNVTVKFDVPEKLEALQEMSKNIFWTWTSEATNLFKDIDAELWRATAGNPVLMLQKLSYERLEEIAADKAMMTRINAVYKNFRKYMDEPRRTDMPSVAYFSMEYGLSNVLKIYSGGLGVLAGDYLKEASDCNINMTGVGFLYRYGYFKQTLSMDGQQLANYEAQNFNQLPLDQVCDENGKPIILEVPYPGRVVYAYIWRVNVGRVPLYLLDTDLDQNSEYDRTITYQLYGGDWEHRMKQEYMLGIGGMLMLKRLGIKKEVYHCNEGHAALINVQRLVEYVQEEKLSFAEALEVVRSSSLYTVHTPVPAGHDSFDESLFGKYMYEFPERLGISFGELMDMGRENPGTNEKFSMSVFACNTCQEVNGVSWLHGKVSQNMFQPIWKGYSPDELHVSYVTNGVHLPTWASSEWKEFYEKHLGKDILTKQADRAMWNKIYDVPDEEIWNLRQEMKNKLVKFVREDFRENWLKNQGDPSRIVSVLEKINPNALLIGFARRFATYKRAHLLFTDLDRLAKIVNNPNYPVQFIFSGKAHPADGGGQGLIKRIVEISRRPEFIGKIIFLENYDMKVSKRLISGVDIWLNTPTRPLEASGTSGEKAEMNGVLNFSVLDGWWYEGYKEGAGWALTDKRTFQDQGQQDQLDAATIYSMLENQIVPLYFAKNSKGYSPEWIQYIKNSIAQIAPEFTMNRMILDYVDRFYSKEASRSALLKADNYKLAREIAAWKQMVADKWDSIDVVDVKVPENYEAGLQVGQTYPIEVTIDRKGLPNCLGVELVVLEDQDGKEHRIVKELEIVKTAGDLTTFKYDYQVLRAGSFKYAFRIYPKNPALPHRQDFAYVKWFTTANDL
- a CDS encoding DUF1294 domain-containing protein, producing MKYQYLIVIYLVAINLYAYILYAIDKYKSKKSKWRIPEKTLITIALLGGSIGALLAMKKFRHKTKHKKFTIGVPLILIAQIVMFYMLIRS
- a CDS encoding glycogen/starch synthase, with product MKKKTTPDYIFEASWEVCNLVGGIYTVLSTKARTLQEKNKDKVIFFGPDLEGGNIAFKESATLLKGWRKVAADAGLKVKVGRWQIPGTPIAILVDFKDTFAERDAIYGQMWNDFGIDSLPAYGDYDESCMFAVTVAKAMESLYNFIEGEKYNVVAHFDEWTTGMGLLYIKKNLPSVATVFTTHATSVGRSIASNGKSLYDYLPGYFGDQMAAELNMVSKHSVEKNAALNADAFTTVSSITAKESAQLIGRKPDVTPNGFEEEIVPAPEKYAKVRAAARKSLLQVAAALSGKKPAEDALLVTTSGRNEFRNKGIDLYLDSLKKLSDSYNGERQIIAFILVPAWAGDAREDVVARMKKLPADAAQLDAPFVTHALYNYNEDNIINKIRTLSFNASADDKIQVIYVPSYLKGDDGILNKSYYQVLPGFDLTIFPSYYEPWGYTPLESVAFGIPTVTTSLSGFGMWVMEKVSKVSKRSGVYVIPRTDSNYDELSTKIAETISSVATMKEADYKALCDAATATSKKALWSNFIAEYEKVYVKALAQNKKTNK
- a CDS encoding polyprenol monophosphomannose synthase, whose translation is MEPLKSNSVVIIPTYNEIENIRNIIEAVISLPKQFDILIVDDASPDGTASAVREMQAKYENRISLISREGKLGLGTAYITGFKWALKQGYDFIFEMDADFSHNPNDLIKLYEACNSEADVAIGSRYISGVNVVNWPMGRVIMSYFASKYVKFITGMKVADATAGFMCYRREVLETINLDKIQFKGYAFQIEMKFKSYKLGFKIKEVPIIFINRTLGTSKMSGGIFSEAFFGVIKLKLNSIFK